The proteins below come from a single Cyanobacteria bacterium GSL.Bin1 genomic window:
- a CDS encoding DUF5132 domain-containing protein, whose product MQPNGHSLFNQVTNRVTNHPMQTLAIGLGAAILAPTVIPLVKPFAKAAIKSGVGFYEKTKGAIAETGESIGDIVAEAKAEAAAEQAKKASVQAGLMSATQPKSESPDN is encoded by the coding sequence CTCTCTTCAATCAAGTCACCAATCGCGTGACCAATCACCCCATGCAAACCTTAGCCATTGGCTTAGGCGCAGCGATTCTCGCCCCCACAGTGATTCCCCTCGTCAAGCCCTTTGCCAAAGCAGCGATTAAAAGCGGAGTCGGTTTCTATGAAAAAACCAAAGGCGCGATCGCGGAAACTGGAGAATCCATCGGGGATATTGTCGCGGAAGCCAAAGCTGAAGCCGCAGCGGAACAAGCGAAAAAAGCCAGTGTGCAAGCGGGTTTAATGAGTGCAACCCAGCCCAAATCTGAGTCACCGGATAACTAA